DNA from Mucilaginibacter mallensis:
AGCACAAAACCCATTTGTGAAACGGATGAATAAGCGATGATCCGTTTAAAATCACGCTGTGCCAACGCGTTTAGCGCACCGTATATAATGGAGATAATGCCCAGTAAACCCAGCCAGAAAGCACCGGAAGCGGCAACATCCGGGAAAATACCAATACAGATACGAATGATACCGTAGCCACCTATTTTTAACAGGACACCCGCCAATATAATGGAGACCGGCGTAGGCGCTTCAACGTGCGCATCGGGCAGCCAGGTATGTAATGGTACAACCGGCACTTTGATAGCGAATGCGATGAACAATACAATAAACCCAACCGTACGTGCCGGGAAACCGAATATAGTTTGATGGCTTAACGCAGAGAATACTGAGCCTGGGGCATAATTCGCCGGGTTCATCATTTGCACCATGTTAAAGGTATGGTTGCCGGTTGCTGGGTCGGTTACCGACAGGTATAGGCCGATCATCACCAATAGCATAAACACCGAACCGAATAAGGTATACAGGAAGAATTTGATTGCCGCATATTCCCTTCGCGCGCCGCCCCACATGCCAATTAAAAAGTATAGTGGCAGCAGCATCAGCTCATAAAATATGTAGAAAAGGAAGAAATCAAGCGAGCAGAATACGCCGATCAAAGCCATATCCAGCAATAAAAACAGTGCGAAAAAGCCTTTCAGGTTACTTTTTATCTCCCATGAGGCCAGAGCTGCTACTACCAATACTAATGATGTCATTACCAGTAGTGTTATGGATATGCCGTCTATCCCCACAAAATAATCAACCTGCATTTTGCCCAGGGCACCCAGGTTAAGGTTTATCCACGGTAGTTTTTGAACGAACTGAAATTGGTTCTCAAGGTTTATACCACCATATGCAGCGCCTGTTTTAAAATTAAGATACAACCAAACGCTTATACACAACTGTACTATGGTAGCCAGCAGGGTAATATATTTAAAACTTGCGCGCATGCTTGAGGGCAGCACCACAATTATTAATCCGAACAGGATAGGTATAAATATGAGTAGGCTTAGCATTTAGTGAAATGGTGAATGGTGAATAGTGAGCGGTGAGTGGCACTTGTATAACACACCCCTGCGGCCGCACTGTCTTTCGCGCCCCCTCTCGAGAGGGGAATGGGTAGGAATGTATTTGTTTCAAATCTCATAGCTCAAATCTAATATCTAATCTATATTAAAAACCAAATAAACACGGCCAGTATAATAGCCAGCATGCTGAACAGGTAATACTGAATTTTTCCGCTTTGAAAATTACGGGCAAAGTTGCCTATGCCTAAAGTTATTGAGGTTAGTAAATGTAACAAACCATCAATAATATTTTTATCAAGCCAGGCGGTAATTTTTGATAGTACCAGCACTGTGTTCTTTAACAGGTTGATGGACCCATCAATAATATTTTTATCAAACCATGATGCCGACCTACTGATAGCCAGTACCGGTTTTACAATGATGCTGTTGTATATTTTATCAATATACCATTCATGGTACGAAAGTTTGAACAGCAAGCCAGTTTGTGGGAATGTATAGCTGTTACGTTTTACATATACCGCATAAGCAAAGTAGATGACCACAAAGTTCAGCACGTTTATACCTGCCGGGATAATGGTGTGGTACATGTTTACACGCTCCAGGTAATCCGATGGATTAAAACCCGTTAAAATCCATGCATGCTCATAAACCAGTGGATTTAAGCTAAACCATGGGAACAAACAGCACACAGCTAGCAGCCCAAGCGGAAGCGTGTATTGCCAACCGCCATCGCCACAATGTATTTTAATGTGCGGGTTAGCTTTCTGTAACCTGAACTCGCCGAAGAAAACCTTTACAATTAATCTGGCGACATAGAACGCAGTTAATAAACTGGTAACTAACGCGCCAACAGGTATTAATCGGTAAACCCAGCTTTTGCCATCCGACCATTCAAAGGCTTGTACCAATATACCATCTTTTGAAAGGTATCCCGATGTTAACGGCAAACCAATTAAAGCCACAGCGCCAACAACTGCCGCGATAAATGTTAGCGGCAGTTTTTTACGCAGGCCACCCATATGCAGGATATTTTGCGGGTCGATATCAAGGTCGTTTTCTTCTTTGATATGCTGCATCTGGTGGATAACTATACCGGCAACCAAAAACAACAGGCACTTGAAAAATGCATGCGTAACCAAATGAAATAACGATGATGAATATGCACCGATACCCATGGCCATGGTCATATAACCTAATTGCGATATGGTGGAGTAAGCCAAAATCCGTTTCAGATCGTTTTGGGTGAGGGCGATGGTAGCCGCCATAAATGCGGTAAAGCAGCCGATGACCGCCAGTATGTTTAGTTCGGTGCTATTGAACAACGGATAAACCCGGCCAAGTAAAAATACACCGGCTGCAACCATAGTGGCCGCATGAATGAGTGCTGATACTGATGTTGGCCCCTCCATGGCATCGGGCAGCCAGGTATGCAATGGAAATTGTGCTGATTTTGCAGCTACAGCTAAGAAGATGCCACCAACTGCAATGTATTGCCAAATAACAGGCATTTGACCAGTCGCGCTAACCCAGTTATCCAATTTTATGAACGACTGTGCAATTAACCCGTTATCACCAAAAAGCTGGACAAGATCCGCTGTATGAAATTGGGTAAACAGGATAAGTATGGCAACTAACAGTCCGATATCACCAATACGGTTCATCAAAAAAGCTTTTTTATTGGCTTGCACCGCTTTTGCTTTGGTGAACCAAAAGCCTATCAGCAGGTATGATGAAAATCCTACCAGTTCCCAAAAGGCATAGAATAAGAACAAATTATCAACCGCTACCAGCGCCAGCATGCTGAAGCAAAACAGACTCAGGTAGCTGAAATAGCGCTTATAGCTTTCATCGTACTTCATGTACGCTGTGGAGTAGATATGTACCGGCAAAGCAATCAAGCTAACCAATAACAGCATTAGTACCGACAAGTTGTTCAACAATACACCTGCGTACAGTTTTGTTGCACCAATGGTGAACCATAATTGTTGTACATGCAATTGGGGTTTATTCCATACCTGCGCAAATATGGTAGCTGATAAAACAACACTTATAAATATAGCCACTGTTGATAACCATCCACTGATAATATTACGCTTACCCGGCAGGCAAATATTTACCAAAAACGCGGCAAAGGGCAGCAATACTGCTGCAAGCGCATGGTAAATGGTGGTTATATCCTGGTATGGTACGGCTGTATTCAATTGTCTTCTTTTGTAGTGATAATTACGGTTGCATCCGTTGTAAAATGCGAATCCCTTTTAAAGGAGATGTTTTTAATGTTTGCAGGTGAAAGCTGATAAAACTCCTGGATGGTGCTCTTCCTGTCCTGGTTCATCATGGTATTGTTCAGCACATATTGCAGGTTGGTATCGGTTTGCTTTTTCTCCAGGTAACGTTTATAACTATTGGAGATAGCACTGAATTTTTTCTGATACGCCGCAGTTGCATAGGGCTTGGTAACTATAATGGTTGAGTTTTTCACAATACTCACATTTACAATATTCTTCGGGTCGATAGATTTTATATCGCCTTTATATTCTTTGCCGTCAACAATTATTGATTGGTCAGCTGCTGCGATAGCTTTTTTAGCAGAATCAACTTTAATCGAATCCTTATTTTGCGCAAAAGCAGATATTGAAAGAAATAAGCAGAATAACAGAGCGTTTATTTTCATCATTTTAATCCCTCAATTTATCAACCTTCGCCGGATCAATGGTTTTATATCTCCGGTATACATTTAAAATTATAGCCAGGGCCACGGCTGTCGTAGCAGCGGCCAATACTATGGCAAACAGGGCGAACATTTGTCCGCCATTGGCAAAGCGATCATATTTACCAAAAGCTACCAGGTTAAGTATGGCAGCATTCAGCATCAGTTCAATTCCTATTAATATTTGTATGGCGTTGCGTTTTGATACCAGCATAAACAACCCGATGCAGAACAAAGCAGCGCTCACAATCAAAAAATCATTCATGGTGATCATGCCTTTTGCTCCTTTCGTGATAAATGCGCAGCGCCTACCAGGGCCATCATCAGTAAAATAGATATCGCCTCAAATGGCAGCAGGTAACGGGTCATTAAATTTATGCCGATGTTATCTGTCATATTTGAGTTTAGTTTGATATCACTATTTTGGCCGGTAGCATTTTTTATCCATACCAGGTTATTTACATCAACCTTAAATATCATCAGTATTAGCACAACAAAAAACAATACCGCCAATATTACCGAAGCTATTTTATTAGCACTTATAAACTGGTTCTTTTGTTTTTGAATGGCGTCCAGCGTTTCCTTACCTGATAGCATGAACGCAAACAATATCAGCACCAAAATACCGCCTACATATATTACCACCTGTGTAATGGCCACAAAATCAGCCAGCGACAATACATACAACCCCGCTAACCCAAACAGCGTAATAAAAAACATAAATACCGAGCGCACAAGGTTTTTAGTTGACGCTACAAATATTGCTGACGCCAAGGTGATGAAACTCATCAGGTAAAAAAGGATCTGAGCTATGTTCATGCGCCGCCCTCCTTTTGTTTCATGGCTGCTAATTTTGCTGCCGCGCGTTCTTCTATTTGTTTATCCAGCAGCTTGCGTTTTTCGGCTGCTTCTTCGGCTGTCATGTCAGAAAACTGGTAGGTTAGGTCGCTTAGCTCAAATACCGTTTTATCGTACTGATTGGTCATCACAATGCACTCCGTAGGGCATACTATAGTGCATAGACCGCAGTACATGCATTTGGCCATATCAATATCAAACTTGGCGGCATAAAGCATCTTCTTTGATCCATCGGATGTTTGGCCGATAACTTCCGTAGCCTTGATCGATTCGATATCAATGCAATTTACAGGGCATATTTTAGCGCAGAGGTCGCACACAATACAATCATCCATTTCCACATCCAGCTGGTAACGACCAACTTCAGGCACGGGCAGCTCCTGGCTTGGGTATTGTATGGTATTAGTGCCCTTTTCCAACTGCTTAAAGTAATTATTATCGCTCGCGGATATTACCTCCCGCTTGCCGTTTGAGGCAAAGAAGTGCCTGATGGTAAGACTAAGGCCCTTCCATGCAGTTGTAAATCCGTTTATTACTTTATTGTTCATTTCTTTTGTTCATTGGTTCACTCGTTCATTAGTTCATTGGTGCACTGGCGTCATAAAATTTCATGAACTATGCACCAATGAACTAATGAACTAGTGAACTACATCAGCCACAACCTCCATATACCCGATATAAGCATACATATAAACGCAAGTGGTGTTAACGCTTTCCAGCAAAGATTCATCAGCTGATCAACCCGCAGGCGTGGCAGCGTCCACCGTATCCACATCTGTATGCCTACCAATGATAGTGTTTTAATTACTATCCAGATAATGCCCCAGGCGGTGCCGGTTGTCCACGTTGCTAAATGTACCGATCCTATATTTGGTAATGGTGTGTTCCAGGCGCCTAAAAACAGTATAACGCTGATCATTGATACCAGGAACATCATTGAATATTCTGAAAAAAACACGAAGGCAAAGCGCCACCCGGTAAATTCGGTATGAAAACCTGCCACCAGTTCTGATTCTGCCTCTGGTATATCAAAGGGCGCGCGGTTACTTTCGGCCAGTGAAGCTATAAAATAGATCACGAACGCGATAATGAGGTGTGGCGCACGGAAAATGTTCCAACCGAAGAAACCACCGATTTTTGATACATCCCAAAAACCTAAAAACTTTATGCTTTCCGTTGATAAGATACCTTGCTGCGTGGCTATGTCCTGCATGTTGAGGGTTTGGGCTATCATCACTACGGATATCAGCGCAAAACCGGCGGGTATCTCATACGAGATGATCTGCGCTACGGAACGCATGGCCCCTAGTATGGAATATTTATTGTTCGATCCCCAGCCGGCCATTAATATGCCGAGGGTTTCTATAGCTATAATGGCAAAAATGTAATACAGCCCAAGGTTCATGTGGGTGGGCTCCAGTCCCGGCGCCCAGGGCATAGCTGCGAACCCCATGTATACGGCTAAAAATATAATAGCCGGGGCCAGCATAAATAAATATTTATCGGCAGCGGCAGGTATAATTAACTCTTTTTGGATGAGCTTTAGGCCATCGGCAAGGGTTTGCAGCATGCCGAATTTGCCGGTCTCCATTGGGCCGAGCCTGTCCTGTATAAACGCGGATACCTTACGTTCGGCATAAACGGCGAATAACGCGAACAGGGCTGTAAAAGCAAACAGCCCGATACCAATACCAAAAAATGTTATATAAAAATTCAATTGCGTTTACAAAAATGCAAACTTAATAAATTAGGTTGATTATGTTGATGCCTGATCGGGTGATTTAGGCATATTATCTATATCCCCCATTAACTTAGTCTACTTAAAAAACTAAATCAATACGATCAGCCAAATTTACCCCTTCATTGACACGAACTGTGATTTCACCGGGGCGTTGAAAAACATTGACGCATGTACATCGAAATCAGCGGTATCATCAGTAGTAGTAAAAAATTGTTGTGTGCCATTTTGGGTGATGCTTTGCTCCATTTCGGGATGTCGTTGCAAATAATCAACCAGGCTTTTGGCAACTATATCACCCTGGGCAACGGTTTTAATATGCTTGGGCAGGTAGGCATTTATTTTATCCTGTATCAATGGGTAATGGGTACATGCCAGCAAAATGGTATCAATATTTGGCGATTGCGCCATAATCTGATCCAGGTATTCCTTCACAAAATAATCTGCTCCGGGTTTATCGTATTCGGCGTTTTCAATAAGCGGCACCCAAAGCGGGCAGGCTTGCTGGTAAACCTTCAATTCAGGAAAAAAGTGATCTATCTCGATCAGATATGAACCTGATTGTACCGTACCTTTTGTGCCCAGTACCCCTATTTCTTTTGTTTGTGTATAGTTACCAATAACTTCGGCAGTTGGGCGAATAACGCCGAGCACTCTTTTTGCCGGGTCTTCGTTTTTCAGGTCCTGCTGTTGTATGGTGCGCAGCGCTTTGGCCGATGCAGTGTTACAAGCCAGTATAACAAGTGGGCAGCCCATTGCAAACATTTTTTGTACACACTCCCACGTATATTCATGTATAGCGCTAAACGAGCGATTGCCATACGGCGCACGGGCAGTATCGCCTAAATATAAATAATCATATTGCGGGAGTTGCTCGAATATTGAACGAAAAACGGTTAAACCGCCATAGCCTGAATCGAATATTCCAATAGGTTTGTTTTTTACCACGATAACAAAAATAAAAAAAGCGTTCCGTATATACGGAACGCTTTACATAAAATGTTTTTAGTATGAGATTACAATTATTGTAACCCTAATTTAGTTTTTACAGGTGCCATCAGGTTATCTCCCGCAGGTGATACTAAAAGCTCAACCTGGCCTGAATCTAATACATAAGCATAACCTTTTTCAGCAGCTACAGCTGTGATAGCAGCACGTACCTTATCAGTAAGTGGTTTTAAAAGCTCGTTGCTTTTTGCTTCGATTTGCTTTTGGGCGTTATCAGCAAATGCTTTGATACGGGTTTGCAGATCTGTTAATTCAGCTTCAGCAGCTGTGCGTGAAGCATCTGTCATTGTTGACCTACCAGCTTCGTATTTTTGACCTTTAGACTGATACTCTGAATTCATCGTAGCGTATTGATCGGCAAATGTTTTTTGATATGCCTGCATCTGAGTCTGCAAAGTTTTCATTTCCGGAAGCAGATCCATTAACTGATTTGTATTAATGTAACCAATTTTGCTTTGAGCCTTAGTAAAGCTGCTCATTGCAAATACCATGCATATTGCAACTAAAGCAACTTTTAATGATTTTTTCATTGTTCTGTTCTGTGTTTTAATAATTAGTGCGATTATATATATAAAATTTTTATTTAGCAAGTACTCCTGGTTTTAATCCCAGTTTAGTTATTACTTCGGCGCTTTTATCATATCTCGGGTTAGCGTACAACATAATCACTTCGCTGTTTTTGTCAAATATCATATCAAGATCGTCACTTTCTGCAACTCCCTGTACAGCTTTAGCTATACGATCCTG
Protein-coding regions in this window:
- a CDS encoding complex I subunit 4 family protein — translated: MLSLLIFIPILFGLIIVVLPSSMRASFKYITLLATIVQLCISVWLYLNFKTGAAYGGINLENQFQFVQKLPWINLNLGALGKMQVDYFVGIDGISITLLVMTSLVLVVAALASWEIKSNLKGFFALFLLLDMALIGVFCSLDFFLFYIFYELMLLPLYFLIGMWGGARREYAAIKFFLYTLFGSVFMLLVMIGLYLSVTDPATGNHTFNMVQMMNPANYAPGSVFSALSHQTIFGFPARTVGFIVLFIAFAIKVPVVPLHTWLPDAHVEAPTPVSIILAGVLLKIGGYGIIRICIGIFPDVAASGAFWLGLLGIISIIYGALNALAQRDFKRIIAYSSVSQMGFVLLGIASQTAEGISGAVFQMVSHGFLATMLFFLVGVVYNRVHDRDIYNFRGLGSFMPKYTVFIMIAFFASLGLPGFSAFIAEAFSLAGAFKSEAVNGLVPQWMAAVGAIGILFSACYFLWTLQRMFFGSLSLKGGEIWKIAMTDLNTREMITLIPLALTVLVLGLMPSLVFEKINDSVLALVSFTKNFVH
- a CDS encoding NADH-quinone oxidoreductase subunit 5 family protein; its protein translation is MNTAVPYQDITTIYHALAAVLLPFAAFLVNICLPGKRNIISGWLSTVAIFISVVLSATIFAQVWNKPQLHVQQLWFTIGATKLYAGVLLNNLSVLMLLLVSLIALPVHIYSTAYMKYDESYKRYFSYLSLFCFSMLALVAVDNLFLFYAFWELVGFSSYLLIGFWFTKAKAVQANKKAFLMNRIGDIGLLVAILILFTQFHTADLVQLFGDNGLIAQSFIKLDNWVSATGQMPVIWQYIAVGGIFLAVAAKSAQFPLHTWLPDAMEGPTSVSALIHAATMVAAGVFLLGRVYPLFNSTELNILAVIGCFTAFMAATIALTQNDLKRILAYSTISQLGYMTMAMGIGAYSSSLFHLVTHAFFKCLLFLVAGIVIHQMQHIKEENDLDIDPQNILHMGGLRKKLPLTFIAAVVGAVALIGLPLTSGYLSKDGILVQAFEWSDGKSWVYRLIPVGALVTSLLTAFYVARLIVKVFFGEFRLQKANPHIKIHCGDGGWQYTLPLGLLAVCCLFPWFSLNPLVYEHAWILTGFNPSDYLERVNMYHTIIPAGINVLNFVVIYFAYAVYVKRNSYTFPQTGLLFKLSYHEWYIDKIYNSIIVKPVLAISRSASWFDKNIIDGSINLLKNTVLVLSKITAWLDKNIIDGLLHLLTSITLGIGNFARNFQSGKIQYYLFSMLAIILAVFIWFLI
- the nuoK gene encoding NADH-quinone oxidoreductase subunit NuoK, with the translated sequence MITMNDFLIVSAALFCIGLFMLVSKRNAIQILIGIELMLNAAILNLVAFGKYDRFANGGQMFALFAIVLAAATTAVALAIILNVYRRYKTIDPAKVDKLRD
- a CDS encoding NADH-quinone oxidoreductase subunit J family protein; the encoded protein is MSFITLASAIFVASTKNLVRSVFMFFITLFGLAGLYVLSLADFVAITQVVIYVGGILVLILFAFMLSGKETLDAIQKQKNQFISANKIASVILAVLFFVVLILMIFKVDVNNLVWIKNATGQNSDIKLNSNMTDNIGINLMTRYLLPFEAISILLMMALVGAAHLSRKEQKA
- a CDS encoding 4Fe-4S dicluster domain-containing protein, encoding MNNKVINGFTTAWKGLSLTIRHFFASNGKREVISASDNNYFKQLEKGTNTIQYPSQELPVPEVGRYQLDVEMDDCIVCDLCAKICPVNCIDIESIKATEVIGQTSDGSKKMLYAAKFDIDMAKCMYCGLCTIVCPTECIVMTNQYDKTVFELSDLTYQFSDMTAEEAAEKRKLLDKQIEERAAAKLAAMKQKEGGA
- the nuoH gene encoding NADH-quinone oxidoreductase subunit NuoH, giving the protein MNFYITFFGIGIGLFAFTALFALFAVYAERKVSAFIQDRLGPMETGKFGMLQTLADGLKLIQKELIIPAAADKYLFMLAPAIIFLAVYMGFAAMPWAPGLEPTHMNLGLYYIFAIIAIETLGILMAGWGSNNKYSILGAMRSVAQIISYEIPAGFALISVVMIAQTLNMQDIATQQGILSTESIKFLGFWDVSKIGGFFGWNIFRAPHLIIAFVIYFIASLAESNRAPFDIPEAESELVAGFHTEFTGWRFAFVFFSEYSMMFLVSMISVILFLGAWNTPLPNIGSVHLATWTTGTAWGIIWIVIKTLSLVGIQMWIRWTLPRLRVDQLMNLCWKALTPLAFICMLISGIWRLWLM
- the murI gene encoding glutamate racemase, producing MVKNKPIGIFDSGYGGLTVFRSIFEQLPQYDYLYLGDTARAPYGNRSFSAIHEYTWECVQKMFAMGCPLVILACNTASAKALRTIQQQDLKNEDPAKRVLGVIRPTAEVIGNYTQTKEIGVLGTKGTVQSGSYLIEIDHFFPELKVYQQACPLWVPLIENAEYDKPGADYFVKEYLDQIMAQSPNIDTILLACTHYPLIQDKINAYLPKHIKTVAQGDIVAKSLVDYLQRHPEMEQSITQNGTQQFFTTTDDTADFDVHASMFFNAPVKSQFVSMKG
- a CDS encoding OmpH family outer membrane protein; its protein translation is MKKSLKVALVAICMVFAMSSFTKAQSKIGYINTNQLMDLLPEMKTLQTQMQAYQKTFADQYATMNSEYQSKGQKYEAGRSTMTDASRTAAEAELTDLQTRIKAFADNAQKQIEAKSNELLKPLTDKVRAAITAVAAEKGYAYVLDSGQVELLVSPAGDNLMAPVKTKLGLQ